The genomic stretch TATTCTCAGACCAGTAAATTTTGAAAAATGCCTATTTCCATGACAATGTACCTACATTTGTGTGCATCAGTATACAAACCCAGACACAAATCAAGGATTGCTCACATGTCCTTTGGAAGTCAAGCCTAACCTTAAAGTTTCATGTGAATTCAAGTTCTGAATTGGGTTTCAACAAGCTATAAATTAAATTTGAAAGTGTAACCCTCACATCCATCTGCATATCTATGTACATTAGAGTGGTAGCTTAACATATTGTCAAATACAGCTTAGTTCCTGAAGTCTACACAAGAAGTCATTGAAACAAAGCTTAACATAtgatattattttattttgcatcaAATATGGCTTATACTTTCAACCTCATACACCACCATAACTTTTCTTTAGAAATGTCAGTCCAAAATagcaataaaaacataaaaatagtAATAAAACAACTGAACTGGAATTCCAAAACCACTTCAATAACATGGTCCATTGATCATCTTCACTGTGCTCCTTACGCAAGGATTTACAAAATCCTTACACAAGCTACCAGACAATTGTTTTATCTGTTCATGTCCTAGGAAAGCACATTACTTCTTTTTATTTTGCCCTGTCAAGGTCATCAGACTGATCCACAACACCCCAGCTTCATTTCAGTCAGGGAAAGTGAGTACTACAGTTATTACTGCAAAGTTTTCACCCCCCCTTTGTACTTAATTAATCACCTCCCCAAGTCTCTGAGGACCCAAGGCCACTGTCAAACTAGAGGCAAAAGGCTATGCAAGTTCCACACTAGAGGCCAAGACGGCTTCCTCTGCATCTGGGGTTTTTGCAAGTTGGAGCTCTGGGCCTTCTGCCATCTTATCGTGAAGTGATGGGCAGGCGATGATTGtaattttctgtattttctctttgacatttatgccaataaaggtttttcaAAAAGGTAAGTCAAGGCCACACACAGTTTATCAATGGCTGAGTAAGAATTAGCCATGCAGCCCTGAGAATTCCTGAAAAGACAGTGTGTGCAGGGGGGAGGGTAATTTGTGGGGAAAGCATCTGAGGTCCCTGAAATGACCAAACCAGGACCAGCCAGGGTCCCCTGACCCCATAAGGCTCACTTCTTTTTTCTCTTGCCGCTCATGCTGCCTGGGCGGCCCTGCTTCTTCCCTCTGTGGGCTGCCCCTTTGCTGGCACCACCGGGTCGCTGCTGCCGCCGAGCCCTCTTGCCCCGCTGCCCGCGCTTCCTGCCCTTggctccagcagcctcccgctCCTCTTCGCGGAGCTGCCTGTTGACAGCGCGGGTGAGGTCCAGGGGCGGCTTCTTCCGGCCCAGGCTTCGGGCCAGCTCCAGGTGCCgcttcttctctccttccagGTCCCCCAGCACCGGCCCAAAGCGGCGCTTCTTGCCGCGGGCGccgctgctgggcagggcaggcgaCTCCTTGGGCAGTCGCGGCTGGAAGCGGCCGTGGGAGGCGGTGGAGAGGCGGGCCAGGGAGGTGACACGGCCCAGCTCAGCCCGGTCCTGGTGGCCCGTCGGGTGCAGCTCAGCGCTGTGGGCCCGCGCCAGGTTCCGTAGGCGGCTGAGCTCGTTGCGCGCCACCCGCTCACGCTTCTCCTGACGCCGCTTGGCGAACTGGTCCTCGAGGGGGTCGGCCGTGTCCGgcacctccagcagccactgGCGGGAAGGGTCCCCGCCGGCGCGGCGATAGCCCCAGCGCCTCCGCCACTCCTTGGCCGCCTCGTCCCACACCAGCGTGCCCCGCTTCTTGCGCGTGGGCCGGATGCCCTTCAGCCGCGCGAACTGCTCCCAGCGCGTGGGGGGCCGCGGCCTGGGCAGGGGCTTCTCCCGGGGCAGGCGCGTCGACGGCTCCGGCAGCTGCGCCACCACCGGCCCGGCCCCGCTCTCGGCCCGCTCCGCCGGCAGCCCCCACAGCCGCCCCACCAGCAGCTGCGTGTTGTCGCGGGCCAGGGCGCGCAGGAGCGCCTCGCGCTCAGGGGAGGGCCCCGTCAGCACGGCGCGCGCCACGGGGCTCCCGTCCATTCCCAGCAGGTGGCCCAGGTCCAGCTCCAGCTCCTTCTGCACCGTCACGCCGCGCCGCGTCTCCGCCTCGCGCTCCTCGGCGcgcgccagcagctcctccaccGAGGGGGTCGCCATTTCGCGTCAGCGGGACTTCCTCGCTGCAGCTCTGTCCGCACGTGCCAGAAACGGACGAGGCCGGCTGCTGAAACAAAGAGCAGCCCTCGCAGAGGTCGAAGAAACCACTTCCGGTGTGTCGCCTGCTGTCTCTTCCGCTCTATACACCACAATAGGCGGCGGGACTCATCTGAACTACAACTCCCACCAGGCAATGCTTTCCCCCAACGATTTGTGGAAATGATCCCCTGCCTGTGCTGTGCCGATGGCGCGCGGAATCCTGGGAGGTGTAGTACCTGACTTGGGATGAGGCGTGGAGTGCGTTTAGCCGTCCAGAGGGGTTCGAATGTTGGAAGCCGAGTGTTGCAGGGAGAGCTGCAGACGGAGCAATAGAACTACTGCGCATGCAGCTGGAGTGCTGTGCAGCACCACCAATATAGTGTTAGGAAGTGGTTATGTGGGTGGGGGGTGCAATTCAGTAAAATGCACATGGACCTGATCATGTTCTGTGCCTGGTCTGGTTCCAGCCATAGAGGGAAGTGTGTGGCTGCATGGGCGGTGCTGCTCCTTCCAACTCAGCATGAATACAATCAGACAAAACTGCAGTTCCTCCTAGTGCAGTTATGTGCATTGGAAATGCAACCAAGGATttcagcagtgctccccaagctTTAGGAGtgcgtggaccactgaggcagaaATTGGGACTGCACGTGGCTGAGGGTGGTCTGGTATCCACCCTCTCTGCTGGTCCATCACCCAAGCGCTCCCCCACGGACTAGCCACAAGGATGGGGAAAGGCCCACCCCACAGctacagctgacacttcagtggctatagctgtgggcagtccgttcTCTGCCTTCCTTGGGGATCAGTaggagacactggaagtgatcaaaggtgaatgtttttcctgagaccttgtggaccacttctcaggtgGTGTCACACGGATgacatggaccacaggttgggaaccagtggattACAGGATGCTTGGGACAACTCTGGAAATCACAGTCGGTTctttttatatgcaaattcgctaCCTGCAAGTTCGTTTAtccatgaggggcagaattgctactttCTCTCATTATCCGcgcctctgttcttgttatcaaCTATGCCAGGCCATGTGAACCCCAGCCCAAAGGCCAAATTCAGTCTTTGGGCAGATCCGCCCACCCAGTAAGCAGACCATTTTGTTCCGTCTGGACATCACATGAAGTCTCCCTCAATTGGGGTTGgggcgctctgggcagtcacatctgcctggatgtcctgttgcgTGGCCTTTTGGGACACAGGGCAGatgatgcaactgcccagagcatccctgtcccctgaatgaggaggactttgtatggcgcctgggtggaatgcTTGAATGCAGTCTGGACAGGGACCACATTCTGAGCGCATAGCGGTAATGAGTTTGAGCTTTGCTGCACTTTGCAGAGACCTTCTGAAGGTTGCAGAGACCTTTAGAGTGGTACCTGTGACCAGCAtggagccctttaaaatggcaGGTGGAAacttctgaaggtccctgcagcctgtGAAAGGTCTCCGCAGCATTCTGAGAAATTTTGGCTCTTCCtgtttgtcatgaatatgtgcagttcgggcctagtagcattgcaaagcctgaaccaaagtaacccagtaacatagaagtggcttgcatcctagctgcaaggaatttacaactcaatggatgGTGACAAGGTGGTGCCTCTGTAGACTGCAAGGCGCCCATCAGAGTAGAATGCAGATGTAGACctccaatgggaggggggaactaaGAGGATAGCTTTCAACCTcactttgggaagattctgtcctcaagggtttctgattggacagtttaaaatgagtagagtcaccccatcctggtagcctgtgaagtataaaaaacaaagcccaaaggggtgtctttgtctttggtctttgtctcttggtgagataggtggtgggtcctgccccaccaggaccatgtggcctcataggtaactgaggatctacaaaagaagctgacccaggtgagagttaggaaataatagagatagccagttagctttattattttatgctgatatgtttcctagaagtttttatgcctctagcatttgctgccttttgtaactttttgtaaccctatgtacttaataaagtaaaaatccttttaccatgttggttcattgtctgttggggacaaagtttcagaatcctgcctagccgttcagcaagctaccaaatcctcattgtggactagtaacttgaggactgagactttaagtaaagaaagtgctcagtgcctacaagggatatagttaagcctagagggtctcagtgtccctggactgaggcactggcacatacagggtggtggcagttctaccgaacaggggttcttgaggctctagggttcaggaatcaagaactctgagcacccaaaacgcTGGGAGTGTAAGACAAGTGTACAACACtgttgcactctgctggcttcctgagtgtCTCTggtggattcttctgatggcagggaaggtaccCCTTCCCCCCTATCGTTCCCTTTGTATCTAACCCcaataggatcaatggttcattatctgtgaattcactatccaccagggtttccaggaaccaaaCCCtaatggataatgagaactgactgtatttgcaACTCCTCTGTACATGATTGCTGTTCAGAATTTATTTTGAAACTGATCAGAAGGAGGTTGCTCTGTTTAAATCCAGTTCTGTTGGTGGTACAATACTGTTAATTACCACAAGATGGTACTGTACTTTGACTAATATTTTGTCCTTTCTTTGTGCAGATTATGTGTTCAACTAGAATAGAGGACCCAACTAATTTTTAAGAAGGTTACTGGTGGAATGGAATTACATTGGATCTTGTGGTTGGTTATAAGGGACTTTGTATATAATGAAGTTAATTGCAGTGATGGCTTGTAATATGTTAATATTCCATTTTTGGCCCCAAGTGGCCAGGTTTTGGGTTGTATGCCAGAGATACCCTCAGTCTCGTGTTTGATCTTGGaagtcttttctgaaataaatcATAGTATTGGAAGGATTTGTAAAAAGGCAGAATGTAGAAGGTCTGTTGAGGTGGCTGGGGTTTCTGTGCAATGCAAGCAACAAGTGAGGGAGGGAGGTTGTGTGGATGAGGGAGGTGTTGGTAGCCTATGTCCCTTTTGTTTCTTCTTGCTTGCAACTCAGCAGTATCAGCCTGATGGGTGAGAGTGACTTCTGCATAGAAGTTGCTATGCATCTTTACTCTTCCCTGAAAAGCACTGAGTGGTTTCTGACATGAGAAGTCTGCAAGAGGAGCCTGGGTTGCTGCAGACTGGACTGGAAGCAATGGAAGGTTTCAGATTACCATGCAATTGTTGATTCACTGCAGAACACCTGGTACAGTCTTAATATGGGGGAGCAGTATTTATGAATGCTATGAGCACCCTCTGCAACCTGTGTGTTGCACGCATAGCGCAATATTGTAGCTTGTAGGACCATTGCATATGGAAACACTTGTGTGAGTGTATTTCAGCAATGACTTCTATCATAATGGGTTACATAGTCTCCTCCCTGGAGTTAAAATCCATGCTGTAGTAACAAGAGTTTCTTCTGTATATTTGAGACCTATTTTACATATGGAGAAGAGCTGGCTGTATTGTTTTCTAACTTGTGGATCACCACCCAgatacaatgaatgcagccttAATCTAACTTGGCCAATGAAAAATGCTTCATCTAGAAGTGTCTGAACTATTTCTGGTTTGGGCTGTGATTATGCCAGTGCTGTGGGGACACGATGATCGATGATGCAGCAGGCAGATGTATTGGTACCATTATTTAGGTCCAGAGatgccaaatgctgcagccttgaAACTCATGAATCATCTTGTTGCAGATAATATTGAACTACAGCTTTCACGTTGCTATAGATTCATGCCCCCCTATTATAGTATAGTATTTTAGTTCACTGCTTTTCTCTAGTACCTAGAAAGGTACTCTACATCTTTATCTCTGCATGGTAGTTGTCATAGTTACAAAGTAGTTCAGACCTTAGTTATTTCTACATTTGTAAAAAGTAAATCAGTATTGATCACAATATTTGAATCTATATTTGAATTACTTTTTTTGAAGTAATTTTGATTTCAAAATCTGACAAAGCTGGAGTATACCAAGGTGTGTATTcagctcttacagcccaatcctacctaactccctgtgcacCATTGCAGTGTTGCCAATAAGGTATATGCTGCATCCcacgggggagttttggcctcaggaggcctccttgggataaggaaacatttgttgcttgccctggggtaagcccatgccTGGCTGCTGGATTTACTTGGACCTATACCAGTGATATTTCTGGTGCAAATCTTTGTGGACTAgtgaaggtgaatcaggcctaggaaggggtcaggatttggcagggCACTTTTGCCACTgaacctgctcccttcccaggtgcaatctgccctccttcctgccccattccgccccctccccacctctttcttGTCCCTGGTGCAGCCTTACTTCAGGCAGTGGGTATCCCCACTCCATCACCATGCAGACCTGGCCGTGGCCTAGTATGACTGGCCCGTTAGTCTAGTTCAACTCTTTAAATGGAAGCCAATCAACAACTAACTCTAAAGGCAGCCCACTCATATTTTGGAAATCCTATTCTGAGCAGTATAGGATGTGGCGTATACCCTTGAATTCTGATGCAAcaacagctgcaccagtgaggaTGAAGACCCCTCTGGCAATTATGAAGCCCTGCCTTCATAGCCCCAGTTCCATCAgcaaaggtgccataaatgcTGGCACACTGCTACACTGTTGTAGCTGGTATAAACCCCAAAACAGCATGTTTTCTGCATGTCTCCTATGGTGACTGAGTGGTTAGAGTGAAGCCCTGTGAATTTGTCTGTGTGGGTTCCAGACCTACTTCCTGTTTTGTCCCTGCCATTGGTGTTTCtgaccagtcatgcaaaaggttcTAGCAGTCACCTTGGTTGGGTTTAAACCTTTCTTGCCTGACTTCCAGCTGGGGTCTCTGTGTAGTGGGATACCAGCATCCTGGCTTGCCTGGCtgttttctttcttggtctgTGGCACTTGAAAAAGTATTTCTTGGATGGGGAGGGGTTAATGGGGCCTTGAACTCTGAGTGATTGGGATTCCTGGTAGTTCTCTGTTTTTGTCTCCTTGCTGtatatgagcccaatcctatccaacttccaacattgttgcaactgtgccaacagggtgtgcactgcatcctgtggtggggagacagtcacgaaggcaagggaatgtttgttcccgtaccttggggttgtattgcggctgcatcagtgctggaaagttggataggattgggcccataatctctTTCCTACACTCTGCTTATACTACATTTATAATAATTTAAATGGGAGGATTGTATCCTCGGTGACTTACAGAGGACTTGAAGAAGAGGGGGCTATTTTTAATCACGGAAGGTATCCTGGAGACAACGGAAGTCTTGTTAGCACTGTTCTGTATCTCTGCTCTGTTGGACATTCAGCACAAAGTGGATGTCAGTGTGCAGGAGCTCTGTGTGCAGTGTGCAGGACTTTTGCTTGGTCCCAGAATCAGCCTTGCCTGGATTCAGCCATGCACTTTGCATCTGTGTTTATCTTCAGGCCCATGTTGTGGAACTATAGGATTTATTTAACCAACCCTCTGTGCATGGATTTTTCTGAATGATTACAGAGTGGGAGCTAGGTGGGTCTGTCTTGGCAGATGGGTCTATTAAAGTGGGTCTGTTGCAGTAAACAGCCACCTCTGAGCAGTAATTAACCTTGTTTCTCAAACAGGAGACAAGGAGGACTCCTTTAGCCAACCTCAAAGGACAGGATGTGGAAGGGTTTCTAAGGAGAAGGCATTCCCTCTTGAAGTGCTGTTCCTTTGCTTGCCCTATCACCCTTTTCCAAATGAACCACAGCGTGAACtaaaatatattatattaacATCTTGATGGTTAATTACAAAAAATTTTTATTCCCAGTAAGTGTACTACACTTGACCTGTTGAGTCTATGCACATAGATAATTTAACTCCATTCAAGGTGAACACTTGGGTTCAAGTGAACCCAAAGAGCATATCATGTCTTTCCATGCagctctgccccttctcccctcttcctccaccaaatAATCTGAATATATGCCTCTGAAAagtagaaaaaaagaagagggaagccAAATGGAAAAGTACTTTTAAGAGAGACTGTAAAAGGAcaaggagggaagaaggaggagaaTAACATCTAGAATGAATGATTTGGATGATTGCATTTCCTTCACTCCAATTTAGTCAAGCTGTGCAAAACCGCCCTGACTAGAGCACATTCTTATTATGTTTGTGCTGATTAGTTAAATTGGTTCAGGAGCAAATTGTGGATATTCAGAAGTCTTGTGAGACAGTCTTACTCACAGTACTACAATGGGAAAATTACCTAGCATGAAGAAGCAGtagacctagtgctgggcaaatggggcaaatgcgcCTCTAGGATCACGC from Tiliqua scincoides isolate rTilSci1 chromosome 4, rTilSci1.hap2, whole genome shotgun sequence encodes the following:
- the RRS1 gene encoding ribosome biogenesis regulatory protein homolog, which produces MATPSVEELLARAEEREAETRRGVTVQKELELDLGHLLGMDGSPVARAVLTGPSPEREALLRALARDNTQLLVGRLWGLPAERAESGAGPVVAQLPEPSTRLPREKPLPRPRPPTRWEQFARLKGIRPTRKKRGTLVWDEAAKEWRRRWGYRRAGGDPSRQWLLEVPDTADPLEDQFAKRRQEKRERVARNELSRLRNLARAHSAELHPTGHQDRAELGRVTSLARLSTASHGRFQPRLPKESPALPSSGARGKKRRFGPVLGDLEGEKKRHLELARSLGRKKPPLDLTRAVNRQLREEEREAAGAKGRKRGQRGKRARRQQRPGGASKGAAHRGKKQGRPGSMSGKRKKK